From the Flavobacterium gyeonganense genome, the window ATCACTTGTAGAAGCGTAATTCATATCTTTAATATTTGGTTTTGTACCAATAAAAAAATCAGAATTTATGCTCACTTTAAGCTTGCCATTCCCTTTTTTGGTAGTCAAAACAATAATACCATTTGCTGCTCTTGAACCATAAATAGATCCTGCTGCTGCATCTTTAAGAACATTTACACTTTCAATATCATACGGATTAATCTGATCAAGAGTCAATTCGGTTGGCAGACCGTCTATAACCAAAAGCGGGCTATATCCTACTTCACCAACAGAAAAAGTGCCAATACCTCTTAGTATTGGAGTGTCAGCTGAAGCTCCTGTCGGGTTTTTCTGAAACATCAAACCTGCCACACGTCCCTCAAGGGCAGATGCTAAATTAGTGTTGATATTTTCGTTTAATACTTTTTCATCTATTTTGGTAATAGCACCGGTAGAATGGCTTCTGGTAAGCGTCTGGAATCCTGTCACAACGACATCTTTCATTACAGAAACTTTATCTTCAACAACAAGTGTTAGCTGGGTGCGTCCATCAATGGCAAAAGATTTTTTTTCAATAGTTAATCCAGTACACTCTAATATAGCATCCAGAGGCGCATCATCAAAAGAAAAACTACCGTCAAAATCAGTTATACTATGCTTGTTTGTTCCTGAAATTGTAACATTTACTCCCGGAAATGGCTCGTTTTTACTGTTTAATACTTTTCCTTGTATTCTTCCGGATCCGTTTCCCCGTTTCTCTTCTTTTTCTTTTACTTCAGTTACCACTATTGTTTGATTGGTAAGTGAATATTTTAAATTTTGAGAGTTGAAAATTTGATTCAGTACTTCTTTTAGACCTGAATTCTTAACATTAATAGTTACCGGTTTCGAATTTTTTAGCAGTTTCTGCGTATAAAAAACTTCGTAATTGGCCTGTTTTGCTACTTCCTTCAGTACTGTCTCAAGCGGCGCATCCTTAAAATTAATAGTAACATTTTGTGCCTGAACCGTATAACTGCATAACAGAATAAACAGCACACCCAATATCCACGGATAATTAGAAAAATGAAACCCCGGAATTGTTTTCCTGAGTTCTTTGTAAGGTTTTTTTGGTTGTAAATTAAATTTCATACATTTACATTTAGTTATAGTTAAACAATAGTGGAAAACTCATATTGGCTATCAACTTTTTAACAACCAGAAGCATCGCAACTGCCTCTGGTTTTTTAGTTTTAAGCTCAATATAATCGGGTAAACTTAAGATCATGGATACACAACAATCGTTTTTCCTTCGACCTTAAATTTTATATTACTAAGCTCAAGCACTTTTAATACTTCAGATAAATTTTTATTCATAAATGTACCACCATTAAACCTCACGTCTGATACATCACCACGGTACTCAACTTTAATTCCATACCAGCGTTCCAATTGTTTCATTACTGTTTTCAGGTCGGCATTATCAAATTTGAATCGACCATTTTTCCAGGCAATAGCTGCTTCTATATCCACTTTTCGAATGGTAATCCTGCTAACATTAGCAGTTACATTAGATTGTTCTCCAGGCTTTAAGACTGCTTTTTGATCTTTAGAAGTAACTGCTACACTTCCTTCCAGTAATGTTGTTTTTACAGATGGTTCATTATGGTAAGCATGAACATTAAAATGAGTTCCCAGAACCTCTATAGTCTGAGTATCTGATTTTACGATAAAGGGTTTATTTTTATTTTTAGCTACTTCAAAGTAAGCCTCCCCTTCTAATTCTACGATTCTTTCCTTGCCATTAAAACGGGTTGGGTATTTAATAGAAGAAACGGTGTTTAAATAAACCTTCGTTCCATCTGCCAAAACAATATTGTATTGCCCTCCAGTAGGCGTTGAAAGCGTATTGAAAGAGTTAGCATCAGCTTTTGAAACATCAGCATCAGGATTTATGGTATAAGTAATAACCCCGTTAGCATCCATTTTGATTGTAACTTCTTCTTTTTCTCCTTCGTGGGCAATAGTATCTTTTGCAGAAATATCAGACAGAACAATTTGTTTTCCGTTCGAAAGGGTTAAAATCCCTCTGTTACCTCCAGGGGCAATGTCTTTTGGTTTTTCAGCAACCTTAATAATTTGTTGTTGTGGTTTTGTAAAATAAAATATTCCTGTACCCAGCAATAAAACTATCGATGCTGCAGCAGCATATTTATAAAACTGATTTTTATTTTTTTCCGGACTAATGTTTTTGTCAATAGCTTTCCATGCGTCATCCAGATTTATATCCTTGATGTCCGTTTGATAGTTATTTTGAACTTTCGCAAAATAAGCTCTATTGGCTGCAGATTGATTGTACCATAAATCAAAAACGGATTCTTCTTCGGGGGTAAGAGTATTATGTATTTTCTTTATGATCAGTTTAAATTCCATTTTCAGAATCTCTTTAAATTAACAATTACCTGATGTAATTTATAACTAAGACAACCGAAACTAAAGAATGGGTGACAAAAGTTTAAGAAAAAGTGAAGAAAAAATTAAATTTACCAACAAACAAGGTAACTTTCTTACGAATAAATAGATAATAAAGCTAATATAATAACCAATGATTCGCTTATTTTTACCTTTGCTCTCTTAAGCTGCGTTTTTACAGTGTTTACAGAAATACCCATTTCATCGGCGATTTCTTCATATTTATAATTTTCAATAAATTTAAGTTTGAAAACCTGCTGCATGCTTTCCGGAAAAGTTTCTACAATCTTTAAAATATGATGGTAAAGAATTGTTTTCTCTTCTTCAGAAATCAAATCCAAATCTTCTTCTAAAACCAGCATTGAATTTAAATCAATTACATTTAAATCATCTGTTATTTTTACCAACTTCAGATAATTCAAGCATTTGTTGCGTACCATTGCATACAGGTAAGCTTTAAGAGAAGTTTTTATTTCTATATTTTTTGCATTTTCCCATAACGAAATAAATACTTCCTGCACAGCATCTTCACTTGCTTCCTGATCGAATAAAAAATTGTTGGCATAGATAACCAGCCCTTTATAAAAATGGTTAAATACATTTTTGTAAACGGATTTATTTTGATTTTGAAGTTCTTTTAAGACAATATCTATTTCCAAAGTAAGTATAAAAAAGCAAATAAGCTACAAAAAACAAATCTATGTATTTTTAATTTTTCAGCAAATATGTATTGAATTTCTTTGAATAATCACAAAAAAGGCCATTATATTTCCTTATTATTTTGAATATAAAAAAAATACAACATTAAAATTATAATAAAAAAACAATATTAGTACTTCTCTTACTATGCAAATTATATTCTTTAATACTATTTATCTGAATGATATTTCTGTCTATTACTAATTTACGAATATAATTAGGAACTACGTTTGTAAAACACTTCCATTTTACTACAGGATTAAACTAGAAAAGGAGCCATGATCAGGCCCCTTTATTTTTTAACTTAACATGATTTTATCTAATTAAATCAAATCGATCCAGATTCATTACTTTATTCCATACAGCAACAAAATCATTGATAAATTTTTCCTGTGCATCACTGCTTGCGTAAACCTCGGCAATAGCTCTTAATTCTGAATTAGATCCAAAAACAAGATCTGCACGTGTACCAATCCATTTTGGCTGACCCGTATTGCGATCGTTTCCGGCATAAAGTTCCTTGTCATCAGATAAAGCCTGCCATTTTGTATTCATATCCAGTAAATTCACAAAGAAATCATTGGTAAGCTGACCCGGACGATGGGTGAAAACACCATTTTTACTTCCGTCAGTGTTTATATCCAGAACACGTAACCCACCTAAAAGTACGGTAAGTTCAGGTGCAGTAAGTGTCAGTAAATTTGCTTTATCTATAAGAAGTTCCTCAGTAGATACTGTCGATTTTGTACTTCTATAATTACGGAATCCGTCTGCTTTAGGCTCCAGATAACCAAAAGATTCAACATCTGTCTGTTCCTGGGAAGCATCCATTCTGCCCGGAGCAAAAGAAATACTAACGGAATATCCCGCATTCTTAACAGCATTTTCTACACCTGCATTACCCGCTAAAACGATTAAATCTGCCAATGAAACTTTTTTGTCATTTCCTTGTGCAGCATTAAATTCTGTTTGAATACTTTCAAGTTTGTCTAAAACCTGTTTAAGCTGCGCCGGATTATTTACCTTCCAGTCTTTTTGAGGAGCCAGCCTTATTCGTGCTCCATTTGCTCCTCCGCGCTTATCCGAACCTCTAAAAGTGGATGCCGATGCCCACGAAGTAGCAACTAACTGTGAAATACTTAAGCCTGAATTCAGTATTTTTTCTTTCAATTGAGTAATGTCATTTTCATCAATCAACGTATGATTAACCTCAGGAATAGGATCCTGCCATAATAATTCTTCCTGAGGCACATCAGAACCCAGATAACGTGAACGTGGTCCCATATCCCTATGTGTCAGTTTAAACCATGCACGTGCAAAAGCATCTGCAAAAGCATCCGGATTTTCAAGAAATTTGCGGGAAATCTTCTCGTAAGCAGGATCAAATCGTAATGATAAGTCAGTTGTAAGCATCGTCGGTAAATGCTTTTTAGCACTATCAAATGCGTCTGGAATAACAGGTTCTGCATTTTTGGCTACCCACTGGTGAGCGCCGGCAGGACTTTTGGAAAGTTCCCATTCAAAACCAAACAAATTTTCGAAGAAATTATTACTCCATTGCGTTGGCGTTTTTGTCCACGTTACTTCCAATCCGCTTGTGATGGTGTCAGGGCCTTTACCTGAACCAAAACTATTTTGCCAGCCAAAGCCCTGTAACTCTATACCTGATGCTTCCGGCTCTTTATCTACGTGATCTGAAGAAGCAGCCCCATGAGTTTTACCAAATGTGTGTCCTCCAGCAATTAGCGCTACTGTTTCTTCATCATCCATTGCCATACGGCCAAAAGTATCCCGTATATCTTTGGCAGCCAGAATAGGATCCGGGTTGCCATCAGGTCCTTCAGGATTTACATATATAAGTCCCATTTGTACTGCTGCAAGCGGTTTTTCCAGATTTCTGGTATGAACTTGACCATCTGCATTGTCATCAGATGATACTACTCCATGATCTTTCGGTATTCCATCTGAACCATCAGCATAACGTTCATCTCCTCCGAGCCATGTGGTTTCAGAACCCCAGTAAACTGATTCGTCCGGTTCCCACACGTCTGCTCTTCCTCCGGCAAAACCGAATGTTTTAAAACCCATAGATTCCAAGGCAACGTTTCCTGTTAATATCATTAAATCTGCCCACGATATTTTTCGCCCGTATTTTTGCTTGATTGGCCATAAAAGTCTTCTGGCTTTATCCAGACTTACATTGTCAGGCCAACTGTTTAAGGGAGCGAAACGCTGTTGTCCGGCACCGGCTCCACCTCTTCCATCATGAACACGATATGTTCCGGCACTGTGCCATGCCATACGAATAAACAAACCACCATAATGACCAAAATCTGCTGGCCACCAGTCCTGAGAATCCGTCATAAGCTCATGCAAATCCTTTTTTACAGCTTCAAGGTCAAGAGTTTTAAAAGCTTCTGCATAATCAAAATCATTTCCCATTGGATCTGATAAAGAGGAATTCTGTCTCAGGATGTTTATTTTTAACTGTTTCGGCCACCAGTCACTGTTTTTTGTTCCTGAGGCCGCGACTTTGTCTATACTGCCATTATGAAAAGGGCACTTACTAATGTCATTTGATTGATTTTCCATACTATACTTTTTTTAATTTTTTAGGATTAACCGAAAACGAATTTAAGAACTAAACGATTAGACTTTATGCTTGTTTTATATTATATCAATCTACTTTAATAGATAAAATCTATTGAAAAAAAACATTTCAAAACTCTATAAAATTATTCGAATAAAAATTTATAACTAAAATTACAAAAAATACTTTTTAATTTTTATGAGTATTATCTTAAAAAAATAAGCTCCAAACAAATTAAGTTTAGACTACTAACAATTTAATAATAATGAAGATCATGTAAAAAACAGGAATTATTATATAAACAACCAATTAAGAATTATAACTTTATTTAGGATAAAATGAATACTATTTGATTGAATTTATAATAGTTATAAAATAATTTACAATGAGCGATATAGCACACCGATTTCCCGAAAATCCAATATTAATGCCTAAAGATCTTAAATCAAGCACACCTGATTTACAAATTATCAGTCTTTTAAATCCTGGTGTTTTTGTATTTGAAAACAAAACATGGCTTTTGGTACGGGTCGCCGAAAGTATTGCGCAAAAGGAAGGTGTTATTTTTTTTCCTGTGATTAATGAATTAGGGAAAGTAGAAATTATTAAAATCCCTTTGAATGATCCTGATCTTGTAGCTACGGATGCCCGCATTGTTCAATATAAAGGTCTGGATTATTTAACTACGCTTTCACATTTACGCATTCTGTGCAGTGATGATGGCATTCATTTTTATGAACCTGAAGATTATAATTCTTTATTTGGTTCAGGTAAGCTTGAACAATTTGGTATAGAAGATGCACGGGTCAGCAAGTTGGAAAACACTTACTATATTACCTACACTGCGGTTTCTGCCAATGGTGTTGGCGTTGGATTACGTACGACCACGGACTGGAAAAATTTTGAACTCAAAGGCATGATATTTCCTCCGCACAATAAAGATTGTGCCATTTTTGAAGAAAAAATAAATGGCAAGTTCTACGCTCTGCATCGCCCTTCAAGTCCGCAGATTGGAGGTAATTTTATTTGGTTAGCCCAATCTCCTGACGGTGTACATTGGGGAAACCATCAGTTTCTCGTTGGAACCAGAAAAGGACTTTGGGACAGCGCCAGAGTTGGTGCAGGTGCAGCCCCGATTAAAACAGATAAAGGCTGGCTCGAGATATATCACGGAGCAAATGCAGAACACCAATATTGCCTGGGGGCTTTTTTAATGGATTTAAATGATCCGTCAAAAGTAATTGCCCGCACTTTGGATCCAATTATGATGCCGCAGGAAAATTATGAACTAAGCGGTTTTTTTGGCTATGTGGTTTTTACTAATGGACATGTTGTAGAAGGAGACAAACTTACTATGTATTATGGAGCGGCTGATGAATTTGTCTGTGGGGCTCATTTTTCTATTGCTGAAATTTTATCTTGCCTGGTTAACGAATCCTGATAGTCTTTATTACTCATTTAGTTATTAATCGAATAGTTTCAAAAAAATAAAACCTGCAAAATAATTTACAGGCTTTTAAAACTGATAAGGTTAAAGTGTTTTATTTTTCTTTATTTTTAGCAGGCTTAACATCGACGCTGTCTTTTCTTACTCC encodes:
- a CDS encoding FecR family protein, whose protein sequence is MEFKLIIKKIHNTLTPEEESVFDLWYNQSAANRAYFAKVQNNYQTDIKDINLDDAWKAIDKNISPEKNKNQFYKYAAAASIVLLLGTGIFYFTKPQQQIIKVAEKPKDIAPGGNRGILTLSNGKQIVLSDISAKDTIAHEGEKEEVTIKMDANGVITYTINPDADVSKADANSFNTLSTPTGGQYNIVLADGTKVYLNTVSSIKYPTRFNGKERIVELEGEAYFEVAKNKNKPFIVKSDTQTIEVLGTHFNVHAYHNEPSVKTTLLEGSVAVTSKDQKAVLKPGEQSNVTANVSRITIRKVDIEAAIAWKNGRFKFDNADLKTVMKQLERWYGIKVEYRGDVSDVRFNGGTFMNKNLSEVLKVLELSNIKFKVEGKTIVVYP
- a CDS encoding RNA polymerase sigma factor → MEIDIVLKELQNQNKSVYKNVFNHFYKGLVIYANNFLFDQEASEDAVQEVFISLWENAKNIEIKTSLKAYLYAMVRNKCLNYLKLVKITDDLNVIDLNSMLVLEEDLDLISEEEKTILYHHILKIVETFPESMQQVFKLKFIENYKYEEIADEMGISVNTVKTQLKRAKVKISESLVIILALLSIYS
- the katG gene encoding catalase/peroxidase HPI; the encoded protein is MENQSNDISKCPFHNGSIDKVAASGTKNSDWWPKQLKINILRQNSSLSDPMGNDFDYAEAFKTLDLEAVKKDLHELMTDSQDWWPADFGHYGGLFIRMAWHSAGTYRVHDGRGGAGAGQQRFAPLNSWPDNVSLDKARRLLWPIKQKYGRKISWADLMILTGNVALESMGFKTFGFAGGRADVWEPDESVYWGSETTWLGGDERYADGSDGIPKDHGVVSSDDNADGQVHTRNLEKPLAAVQMGLIYVNPEGPDGNPDPILAAKDIRDTFGRMAMDDEETVALIAGGHTFGKTHGAASSDHVDKEPEASGIELQGFGWQNSFGSGKGPDTITSGLEVTWTKTPTQWSNNFFENLFGFEWELSKSPAGAHQWVAKNAEPVIPDAFDSAKKHLPTMLTTDLSLRFDPAYEKISRKFLENPDAFADAFARAWFKLTHRDMGPRSRYLGSDVPQEELLWQDPIPEVNHTLIDENDITQLKEKILNSGLSISQLVATSWASASTFRGSDKRGGANGARIRLAPQKDWKVNNPAQLKQVLDKLESIQTEFNAAQGNDKKVSLADLIVLAGNAGVENAVKNAGYSVSISFAPGRMDASQEQTDVESFGYLEPKADGFRNYRSTKSTVSTEELLIDKANLLTLTAPELTVLLGGLRVLDINTDGSKNGVFTHRPGQLTNDFFVNLLDMNTKWQALSDDKELYAGNDRNTGQPKWIGTRADLVFGSNSELRAIAEVYASSDAQEKFINDFVAVWNKVMNLDRFDLIR
- a CDS encoding glycoside hydrolase family 130 protein, with translation MSDIAHRFPENPILMPKDLKSSTPDLQIISLLNPGVFVFENKTWLLVRVAESIAQKEGVIFFPVINELGKVEIIKIPLNDPDLVATDARIVQYKGLDYLTTLSHLRILCSDDGIHFYEPEDYNSLFGSGKLEQFGIEDARVSKLENTYYITYTAVSANGVGVGLRTTTDWKNFELKGMIFPPHNKDCAIFEEKINGKFYALHRPSSPQIGGNFIWLAQSPDGVHWGNHQFLVGTRKGLWDSARVGAGAAPIKTDKGWLEIYHGANAEHQYCLGAFLMDLNDPSKVIARTLDPIMMPQENYELSGFFGYVVFTNGHVVEGDKLTMYYGAADEFVCGAHFSIAEILSCLVNES